A region of the Thermoleophilaceae bacterium genome:
CAACATCCTCGGCGTGATCGGCCGAGCCGCGGAGCTCGCACCCGACGATGTTGTGCTCGAGGTCGGCGGCGGGCTCGGCGTGCTATCGGAGTACCTGGCGGAGCGAGTGGCGCATCTGCACGTGGTGGAGGTGGACCGGTCGCTCGAGCCGGCGCTGCGCGATGCGCTCGACCCCTTCGGCGAGCGCGCGACCCTGCACCTTGCGGACGCGGTGCAGCTCGACTTCGCGGAGTTGCGCCCGCCGCCGAACAAGGTGGTGGCCAACCTCCCGTACGGTGTGGCCGCGACGGTGATCCTGAAGGCGCTCGAGGAGCTGCCGGACGCCACGCTCGTGGTGGCGATGGTTCAGCGCGAGGTTGGCGAGCGGCTGGCCGCCGCGCCGGGGTCGAAGATCTACGGCGCGACGTCGGTGCTCGCGCAGCTGTCCGCCGAGGTGAAGGTGCTACGGAAGGTGTCAGCCAACGTGTTCCACCCGGTGCCGAACGTGGAGTCCGCGCTGGTGCTCCTGCGTCGCACGGCGGCACCTCCCGACGCGACGCTCGTGAAGCTGGTGCACGATGGGTTCGCCCACCGGCGCAAGGCGCTGGCAGGGTCGCTGGCGCTTGCGCGGCCGGGCATCCGCGATCGGGCGCGCGCGGCGCTCGAGGAAATCGGGCAACCCCCGGACGCCCGGGCGGAGAGGCTCTCGCCGCAGGACTTCGCCGCACTGGAGGAACGGCTCGGATGATTCGCGAATCGGCTCCGGCGAAGGTCAACCTCGTGCTCCAGGTGGGCCACCCGCGCGCGGACGGTCTGCACGAGATCTGCTCGATCTTTGCCTCGCTGCGTCTCGCCGACGAGCTCACCGTGCGGGCCAGCGAGGACGATGCTGACCGGGTGCTGTGTCCCGGAGTGGACGGCCCGAACCTGGTGGAGAGCGCGCTCCGGCTCTTTCGCGAGCGGGTGGACCCCGGGCTGCCGCCGCTCGAGGTGACGATCGACAAGAGGATCCCGGTCGCGGCGGGGCTGGGCGGCGGGAGCGCGGATGCCGCCGCGGCGCTGCGCGCGGCCAACGAGCTCGCCGGACGGCCGCTCGACACGGAGGAGCTGCGGCAGCTCGCAGCCGAGCTGGGCGCCGACGTACCCAGCCAGATCAAGCCCCGCCACGCGCTCGTGACCGGCGCGGGCGAGAACGTGGAGCGTCTCGACCTTCCTGCGATGGGCCTCGTGCTCGTGCCTTCCGAGAACGGGCTCTCGACGGCGGACGTCTACAGGGAGGCCGACCGGATCGAGAGCACGCGCGAGCAGCTCGATCCCGACGCCCTGCGGGCGCTGGCGGGCGGCACGCTCGCGATCCTTGCCGCCGGAGTGGAGAACGACCTTCAGCCGGCCGCGATGTCGCTGCGGCCGGACATCGGCGTGCCGATCGAGCGGCTGCGCGAGGCCGGCGCGCTGGCGGCCGCGGTGAGCGGCTCGGGGCCGACGGCGTTCGGCATTTTCTCCGGTCCCGCGATGGCCGAGCGCGCCGCCGCCGGCGTGCCCGGCGCGCTCGTTACTAGGCTCGCCACTGGATGAGTCCCAGCCACATCGTCGCCCTGGTCGTAGCTGTCCTGCTGCTCGCCTTCGTGCTGGTGCGGCGCAAGCAGCTCGCGGGCGAACGTTTGGTGGTCGGGCTGGTGGTTGCGGCGGGCCTCGCGGTGTACGGGAGCGGCGTGCTCGCGCACGTGAACATCCAGAAGGGCATCGAGGATCTGGCGAAGGCTCTCGGTCCGTGGACGTACGCGCTCGTGGGCTTCATGGCCTTCGCCGAGACGGGCGCGTTCGTCGGGCTCGTGGCTCCCGGCGAATTCACCGTGCTCCTGGGCGGCGTGATCGCGGGCCAGGGCACGATCAACATCTTCGTGCTGATCGCGATCGTGTGGGTGTGCACGCTGTCGGGCGACAGCCTCAGCTTCTTCCTGGGGCGCCGGCTCGGGCGCCGCTTCCTCGAGAAACACGGACCGAAGGTGCGGATCACGCCCGAGCGGCTCGCCCAGGTGGACGAGCACTTCAAGAAGCGGGGCGGCGCCACTGTGCTCGTCGGCCGCTTCATCGGCTTCGTGCGGCCGATCGCGCCGTTCGTGGCCGGCACGTCGGGGATGCAGTACCGGCGCTTCATCCCCTACAGCATCCTCGGCACCGGCATCTGGGGGCCGGGGCTGTGCGTGCTCGGCTTCATCTTCTATCGCTCGTTCGACCAGGTGACGAAGATCGCCGGGCGCGCCACGCTGATCTTCAGCCTCGTGATGGCCGTGGGCGTGGCGATCTGGTGGGCGCGCAAGAAGCTCCGCGATCCGGCGGAGCGCGCACGGCTCGAGGCGTGGGTGGAGGGGAAGCCGGTGATCGGCCCGCTGTGGCGGAGGCTGCTGAAGCCCGCCGTCGCGTTCATCGCGCCGCGCCTGCGCTTCCTCGGCGAGCGGCTCACGCCCGGAGCGCTCGGGCTCGAGTTCACCACGGCGCTCGCGGTCACCGCGGTTGGCCTCTACGTCTTCATCGCGTACGCGATCACGCTCGGCGGCGACCCGAGCATGCTCACCCCGGCGGACAGCTCGCTGCTCAAGCTGGCCGACCGCACGCGCACCTCGGGGCTGGTGGACGTGGTGAAGGTCTACACGAACCTCGGCTCCTCCCCGGTGGTCGGGTTGTTCGTGGCGATTTCGGTTGTGGCGCTCGCCCTGCGGCGGCGTCCGGTGGAGCTGGCGGCGCTGCTCGTGGGCTTCGTCGTGCTCCTGATCGCGGTGACGGCGACCAAGGCGGGC
Encoded here:
- a CDS encoding 4-(cytidine 5'-diphospho)-2-C-methyl-D-erythritol kinase codes for the protein MIRESAPAKVNLVLQVGHPRADGLHEICSIFASLRLADELTVRASEDDADRVLCPGVDGPNLVESALRLFRERVDPGLPPLEVTIDKRIPVAAGLGGGSADAAAALRAANELAGRPLDTEELRQLAAELGADVPSQIKPRHALVTGAGENVERLDLPAMGLVLVPSENGLSTADVYREADRIESTREQLDPDALRALAGGTLAILAAGVENDLQPAAMSLRPDIGVPIERLREAGALAAAVSGSGPTAFGIFSGPAMAERAAAGVPGALVTRLATG
- a CDS encoding bifunctional DedA family/phosphatase PAP2 family protein — encoded protein: MSPSHIVALVVAVLLLAFVLVRRKQLAGERLVVGLVVAAGLAVYGSGVLAHVNIQKGIEDLAKALGPWTYALVGFMAFAETGAFVGLVAPGEFTVLLGGVIAGQGTINIFVLIAIVWVCTLSGDSLSFFLGRRLGRRFLEKHGPKVRITPERLAQVDEHFKKRGGATVLVGRFIGFVRPIAPFVAGTSGMQYRRFIPYSILGTGIWGPGLCVLGFIFYRSFDQVTKIAGRATLIFSLVMAVGVAIWWARKKLRDPAERARLEAWVEGKPVIGPLWRRLLKPAVAFIAPRLRFLGERLTPGALGLEFTTALAVTAVGLYVFIAYAITLGGDPSMLTPADSSLLKLADRTRTSGLVDVVKVYTNLGSSPVVGLFVAISVVALALRRRPVELAALLVGFVVLLIAVTATKAGVDRPRPPHKLVHTLGASFPSGHSAYSTAYVAMAVIAWRVIPGFTRRLLVLLGTILVVVSVGMSRLYLRAHYWSDVAAGWGLGFGIFGLCAIVALVVLYMRDTAPART
- the rsmA gene encoding 16S rRNA (adenine(1518)-N(6)/adenine(1519)-N(6))-dimethyltransferase RsmA, with the protein product MREFGVRPNRELGQNFLVDDNILGVIGRAAELAPDDVVLEVGGGLGVLSEYLAERVAHLHVVEVDRSLEPALRDALDPFGERATLHLADAVQLDFAELRPPPNKVVANLPYGVAATVILKALEELPDATLVVAMVQREVGERLAAAPGSKIYGATSVLAQLSAEVKVLRKVSANVFHPVPNVESALVLLRRTAAPPDATLVKLVHDGFAHRRKALAGSLALARPGIRDRARAALEEIGQPPDARAERLSPQDFAALEERLG